A window of Osmerus mordax isolate fOsmMor3 chromosome 11, fOsmMor3.pri, whole genome shotgun sequence genomic DNA:
CAGTTAGCAACCATTAGCTCGCTAGCGCATTTTGGCCTTGCCTAGACCCTAACGTATTTGCAATGGAACATCATGTAAGCCATGGAGGGAAGTACAAAAATGTGCAAGCTTTCTACCATTCGAAGGAAACAATGTGTTTTGTGTCCGGTTTTCTTTAGCTTGCATCTGATCAGTCATGGCCCTTGATAGCCATTACCAGCTTGAATTAGCTACTCGTAGCGCACCATCCGCCATCATCAGCAGCACTGCAGCACCCTTGGCACTGGCTAGCATGGCTGAGCTAACGGGCTAGATAGCAAGCAAGCTAGCTACAGTAACGTTAGATCGGAGACAAAAATACTATCACAAAGCGAGATATCTTAAATCTCACCATTGATAATACATTTCACTTACTTGCGATGTTTGTGTCCTTTTTCCAATATATTATCGTTATGGTTACATATTTCCACAAATTGCGGGCATTTTCTGTGATGGCTTGTCTGTGTTGTGGAGTCAAGTGATGGAGATGGAGGCTGGGTCCTGCGTCACTGACTTGTCACGCAGTTGCCACagtaagaaaaaaagaaaaaaacttatTTGTAACTGCGTTTAGATTTTACATTGCATAGCCGTGCGTGTGAAAATCCACCTACACATATAACAAATAATCGGACATTATATTAATATTCATAAATCACATCAACTTTTTTCCTCACTGCCCAAGTAccgaagtgcaaaatgaatcgtcccaaactgaacttgactTGTCCAAAATGTAAATccttgtgtttttgcattttaaCATTCTGACATTGGTCTCTACGTTATTTGCAACATTAAGTAATCCATACAGTCGTGGGGCTCAAATCAATATCTGCATTTCAATGTGAATACACAATAGAGCACACCATTTTTATTGTGGGGCTGTAgtaaaagtttctaaaggtttgaaaaaagtttctaaaaggtctaaatattttctacaaaaagttattaaagtttgaaaacatatttgcatcattgatgagtactcaATGAGGACTTTACTAAAATCTGCTCtgctttaggcttctctgttctctcatctcctttcactgtgtgtttcgaaaaaacttttgaaaggttgaaaaaatattttcggaAAGGTTGAAAGTTTTCGAAATTTACTTTGTAAAAACTTAAATAATCGTTGTCACCATTGAACAGTTATGAAAACTACAAGCCCCTTTGTGTACAGGGATAAACAAGAAGCAAAATATTTTTAGACAAGATGCAgatttctctttttaatatACTTTTATATAAATTACATACATTTGTATGGTATAAGACATGCTTGTTTTTGGCTTTTACCCCTGTGATTCAGCACAAACAAGCAAGCTAGTGGAGGTACAGAAAGAATGCATGTtatgaaataaaaaacaaagCAGTTTAACTTGATGAGCCAAAGATGGAAATAACCCAGGGGGGGTTGCAACAATGTATTAAAGTAAAAAAAGCAAGCAGAAACAAAGTGACAGATGgccaaatgtaaatgttatctcCTTATTGTCCGTTGCATCTTCATCCTTCTGTGAAATGCTGGAAGTTGCCTGAGGCATAAACACAATGGTGGAACACAAGCAAGCTGGTAAAAGAACAACACAAAGAAGAAGACATGAACACAATGGATTATTCCTTTATGAAATACAAGTGCAACAGCAACCACCAAAGTGAGAATTTCTGATGCAGCAAATAAAGTCACATTTGGCCGGACTTACAGTTCAGCTCAAGGTGATTGCAGAGACAAGTCTAGACAAGGCTGTGGTTTAGGAGGACAACCTCCTAGATTACACATCCCTACAACTCCATGAATGGAGTAACACTGTCAAAGTACACATGTAGACAAATGAATTCCTTTCTTCATCCTAACTCCCTGGAGAACACTGTTGAAACATTTGGTCTGACACAGGCTTACAGCAGAGGCAGTAGTCATACAACCCAATTGCATACATATAACTTGCCCTTAATACGACAAAcaagaaacaaaacaaccagttttttgtttttttttacaagacgAGATTCAGGATCATATAACATGTAATGTTTTCATAAGAGCTTCCATTATCAGATATAGGTATGAGGGCGCAGGCCGCGTTACAGTGTCTGACCTTAGATAGTGAGCCCCCTCCAGAGGTAAAGAAAGGTTCAACATTAAAGGAAGCAGTGGAACACTGACCTCCACAGGTTAAACAGTcacactgagacagacagaggctgcTATTTAGTCCACATGATTGAGAAACGAACAGTCTGGACAGTCAATTCATGATTCCTGCAAGGATGTGATGATGCAACGTAATTCCTGCAAGGACGTGACGATGCAACAATGTCATAGATTTTGAGAATACGAATAAAAATAAGTCTTGGTAAgtcgagaggggggagggagagaaataaagctaaattaaaataaaaccCAAGAATAAAATAAGTGACTGTTGCGGTTTTCATTTCAGAGAAGTGACAGTGGCGTCGAGAGCAGCAGTAAGTAGTGACAGTAGGAGTTTAAGGCAATACTGGTAAGCACCACATCTCTGGGTGATATTCCCGAGGATATCTGGGGCTTCGTGgtcggggtggtggtggtggggcattcaaggtgaaaaggcTGTTTCACTTGTCCTGCATCTTTTCTAGGATGGGCACGATCATGTCAAACTTAGGTCTTTTGGCCGGATCTTCATTCATGCAGATCTTCATGAGCTTGCAGATGTGGGGCGAGATGCCAGGCGGGATGGTGGGCCTGAGGCCTTCCAGGGCCACCTTAGGGCAGAAGACCAGACGAGAACATCAGAAGAACTCAGAGAGCAACAAGAACTAACACCAACCCGACCGGTGCCCTCACCTTCATGCCGATTTCCATGTTGGAGAGGTCAGCAAAGGGCACTTCTCTGGTGACCAGCTCCCAAAGCAACACGGCAAAGCTCCACATGTCAGATGACCTTCTGTTGATCTCCTCAGGCTTCTTCTGCAGGGCTGAACATGACGGGGACAGGCGAAAGGATCATTCAAAAGCAACAACCTTTcacaaagaaatacaaaaatCAGTCCATCTAaacggagaccccccccccccccccccccagctacgACATGGTGGGAGGCGTACCTTCAGGAGCAACCCAGGCTGGAGAGTACATCCTACCAGGACACTGGAAGGAGAACTTAACATCTGACATGCTAATTCTGGCTGTCATGTCTTCGTCAATCTGTCAACATATTTCAGGGACACAAAGAATTGGTGTGTTACTCACAGAACGCTCTCTGAAACACAATACAATAGGCCACCGACGAACAGATTTGACAAGCCACTGACAGATAACAAAGGCAGAAACAAAGCATTCTGTCATTGGTGGTGAGCTGTTCCAACAATCGCCCTTAGTGAAGCTTCAGGAAGTGTGCGAGCATTTCTCACCATGACACTCTTGCTGTTAAGATAGTGGCGAGGGATCATTGGCTCCAGGGTGTGCAGGAAGGCCATCCCACAGGCGATGTCCAGAGCAAACTTCACCGCTTGTGTCTGGTCAACAACAAAGtctggcaggaggaggaggaggacacaaACATGTCATCTCGGTCATGCTGGACAGCGTGACCAGGCCAGACCTCTAGAGTGCTGCGCTCTACAGAGCTGTGCGAGGGGGCTGGTACTCACTGGTGCCCTCGTGCAGCACGTTGTAGAGGGAGCCATAGGGCATccagtgtgtgatgatgatggggtggggggcgggaggAGCCTGACAACCCCCCAACATGGGCAGCACGTTTGGATGGGAGAATATCCTGGGATGAGCCCAAGgaggacagacaaacacagtgggaaggaggcagacaggaacaGGATCGGGACATGAATAGGATTGCATGGGGGACAATCCAAAATTAAACCAATAGACGTACATACGCGTAAGATTAAATCAATGAAAAGGAAAACATAACGAAAGGATGGCAGACATTTTACTTGGaacatcacatgacaaacatcttGTCACACAACAATGTCAAAACACTGACTACCTGAGTTTGGGGTACTCTTCGTTGAAGTCTCTGCTCTTCCTGGTGGTCCAGTCTCGAACCTTCAACACTTTCACTACTACCTCGTTTCCCTGCCAACGGCCTTGCCACAACTAAGGAACAATAAGACTGCCTCAGCTCCCAAGGGAACACTCCACATAATGACAAAAGGGCCTTGTACATTTGAGATATTTAATACAAAAGATGTTTACCTCTCCAGACTGGTTCTCATTGATTTTCGCCAGGAGGGAGAGCTGTTTGAAGTCAATGCCAGCATGTTTGTTCAGAGTGCCATTACCTGCATGCCCACAAACACAAGACATGAGTAAGGAGACAAGCTCGAAAGAACTGCTTTTGAAACGTAGAAAACTGGCGTGGGAAAGTTTGCTGCCACATAGTCGAGTGCAAGCGAGGCCGACATGGAAAATGTCCTTGTTCATCCATTCTTTCACACAGAGCTTTATATTTCAACCAGTCCTGCTATGGATCCATTGTGACTCACGTGGTCGAGTCCTGGTGGTGCCTTTCCAGAAGGAGTCCTTGAAGGGAACCTTGCTCAGGCTCTGCCCCATCTTCTCTGCCTTCTCTGAGAGAACCAGACACACCGCACAGTGAACACCACCAAACGACACGGCGGATGGATAAGAAATGAGAAACCAAGGATCTGTTTCTATGAGCTGAAGGTGTGTGGTGATGTGCAGTATGTGTCTAGGAAACGCCACCTTTGAGAAGCTCACGCAGGTGCGGTTTTGCTTTGTCCAGAGGAGTTTCTCCATACTTGTTACAGATGCTAACCTGGGCCCCGTTAGTCACCAGGTCCTGAGGCACACAGAGATCTCGGTTAGGACAGCAAAGTCACGGAAACCCAGACTCCGCAatggccaccagggggcgctaCTGACCTCAGCCACCAGGTCCTGTCCCCAGAAGCAGGCGTAATGCAGAGGCGTGTTGCCATGCTCGTTTGCAGTGTTGGTGTCTGCTTTGCACTGGATCAACTGAGGGGAGACAGAAAACAGGAAGAAATCACTCGATTACATCCCAAACAAGGTAGTCCTGTTTGGGTTATACACAGAGGTGTTAAGCCATGTACGACTGGCCTGGTGAGCACCCCTGTCTGCTGACACATACCAAAGGTATTGTAGCATGTCTAATATTAAACCTCATCACAGCTGTGGCCTGCAGCTCTGAAACAGACAACCTGCTGTAGTAGCCGCAAGAGTATAGGGATACCAGTTCTGAAGAGGCTCACACCATGAACCAGGGCTTTACCCTGTATGGATAAGGTATACCTATGTAAACACTAGTGTGGAGCTGATATAAAAGAGGTCAAATTCAAGACTTCTAGTTCATACTTTGAGTGTAACTGTTGATAGGGTGCTAGTATGGGCATGCATTGAGAGGCACTGGTCGCAACTAGTGGAGGTTTTAAAGCCAAGATTACATAGCACATTACCAAACAGCATACACCcatcattataaaaaataaataaaataaaggctCCCAGTGTTTGCCTCCTTATTGACATGATGGACCTTAGCAGCTCTGATTGCCGTTCAGCCAATTCAGGTTCCTGGGTTTCcccagtgaaacacacacattctttattTGATACCGACGGAGCTAAGAATACCAGGGACAGAGCAGAGACGGATCAGAGAGCACACATCCCCCTGGTGTCGGCCTTCACACTGAGCCCCCACCTTCCCCACGATGTCCCTGTGTCCGTGGCTGGCGGCCAGGTGCAGGGGCGTGTCGTCTCCGCGGTTCATGACGTTGATGCGAGCCCCTCTCATGATGAGCATGTCCACCACGCTGGAGCGCCCCTCCCGGCACGCCCAGTGCAGGGGGCTGAAGCCATGGTCGTCCCTGCGGAAAGAGCAGCACAACTTAGATAACAgcatcccccgcccccccccttcacGTGCGGTTAGCCTTATCTGCGCACAAGGAGGAAATCGAAACGTgaacttctctctctttgtaggaCAAGAAGCTACACAGAAGCCCATGGACTCACTAAGGCTGTTCTATGTGAAGAGCATTGGAGATTGAATACTGTTGTATTTCTAACAGTCTAATAAAACCTATTTATGCAACGGTCTACGGCCATCTAACCATCTGGAGCCTCAGTTATAAATTATGAGAAATTGCCCCCTACAGCATATCCATAAATGCACGATAAGCAAGTACTTCCTGAGCCTGCTAATGGCTCTGTGCCGGTGTCCAGGCCTGCTGGAATAGTTACAGCCATTGAGTGCCTAAAACGATCAAAAAGCCGATGAGAAAAAGAACAGAGCAGTAAAGGCAGCAGTGAGGGGATTTGGGTACTGTGCTGTACTTCTGCCCAGCCGCAAAAGCAAAATGAAGAAGTGGAAGCAACTGACCCACTAGAATTCTGCTCGTCAATGTCTGCAAGCCTGAAAACTGGTGGAGGGCCAGACCAgccagtactgtgtgtgtgcgtgagagagagagcgagagagatccCAGACTCTCCAGCTCAGATGCAGTGACAGGGACATGTCTCAGACAGGAACCTCGGTGACAGGAAAGTGACTGGCACCTTAATACAGCGTCTCAGACATCGCCCTGAATGACAACCATGGCAATGACTACTACTACAACTCGTAGCAAGACAGATAGGCCAGAGGACAAGGTCAAAATGTGTGTGAAAACAGAGCTATGCTGTAGTAGAAAGGCagtcaggaaggggagggatgcAATTGTGCAATTCACAGCTGTCCTTATAAGGATTTGGAAGACTTCCTTCACCACTTTGCACAGTCAAatctgcacaacacacacacacacacacacacacacacaactacacttgGAGCATGACTACAGCTGCTGTGTGTCATTATTTCATCATGCATTTGTCTgggtccctcccccctccgtctTCTGTTTCTTCTCACTGGCCTTCGTcacctcttccttctccagaGGCTCTCTGATCAGAAGCCTTCCAGCtgcccctccagctctctctgtctgtggacGGCTGGggaggaaaaacagagactctTCTCTGTTTCCTTAACTCATTTCAATATAACTCGGATGTCGGGCTAAAAGTTACATGCGCCAACCAAGTGATCCTCAGAAATAAAAGTCCTGCACTTGTTCTGCAGTTGAGGGAGGGAAACAATGTTTGGAGCACTGAGGGAGTATTGTGATggaagcacccacacacacaggcggactGTGTTGAAGAAAACCCAGCATCAATGAGGCCCTCAGAGACCCTCCATGAGGGCTTATGGGAGACCTGCTGTAGCTAGCCTGGATCTCATCAGAGCACAACAGGCCCCTCCAGATATCAGGGAGCTCCCAGCAGAAACCAGCGGTTCCGGAAGAGCCCCTCCAGCGCTAGACGATGAGTCCAGGCGTAGAGGCACACCGCACCCCCCCGTGATGGGTCAGGATGCCTAGCTCTGCCCGGGGAGCCGGTGGAGACggaaggttgggggggggaagggggtctcGTCATACTGTTGAGGTGCATAGGGGActctccagccctgccccccccccttcctctctctctgagtgggGTTATTTCAGGCAGATCCACCTGCCAACAGGGCTCAGACAGTCTGACGGTGGACACCAGGGATGAGTCTCCTGTACTGTATATCTCAGCACTGACATCACCGTGAACTCAAAAGACGGCCACAAATTTCGACAGATACAAATTCGCTTCATGTAGCctaaacacccacccacacaagcCATACACACATCTAGCCTATTAAATGAGGAATCAAGTCACCACTTAAGACAGGCATTCACATCAGGTGACTTACTACAGAGAGATCATGCAGTAGAACTGGACTTCAACGTGACCTGCAGCTGGCTACAGTGGACTCCAGCTGTCTTCACACCCCAGTCCAAACCAGTTCCTCTCATATAGACCAACATGGTGACCCGCCGTCCCAGATCGAGGgggctgtctgtttgtctgctccCTGCCAAATAGTCAGTGCCGGGGGGGGTAAATATAAAGCAGCTTTCTTCCTGTATACAATTCCAATGGTCCTAACCCAACAAGGAGCCTCAAAGCAAACAAAATGGCAAACAGAACAGATTTTTATGTCTACAGATTATCTTGTGGGTTTACTTATACTATAAATAGGCTACTGCTACCATGGTCTTTCACGCCACTCTGGTATACGACACACAGTAAAACTGTCCacggcagaacacacacacacacagaatacaaaCAGGGTATTATATGGAGGGGGTTGGGCAGGCGGACTAATGGTTTGCCATTTTCACAGCAATTCACCCAAAGAGACAAAGGAAACATTTTGATCAAACTCCACCTTTAAAGGAAAAGAGGCAACAAGAAAATAAACTAGTACAAGTCATTTGTGGACCAACCAAGCGACCAACCAGCAGCTGAAAAGAAAAGTAATCAAGTGTACATGTTTCTTTTTACTGCACCCTCATTGGGCTATTTTCACTATAATTGACCTTTCCATCTAGGAGGAAACATATAGGAGACATTAGCGACACTATCTAATACCACAGGGAGAGCAGCACAGGAAACAGAAGAATGTAGAAGAGGAAGGTGATATTCTCTGCTACTGCCGCAGAGCATTCCTCGGTGGAAAGCTCCGACACACATACCAGCCCTCGCTCTCACCCACACAGGagaactctccctcctcctcacactggGTCTTGCCCACAACAatactcctccccttcttccctGCTCATTTTGGGTGGGTTGTAGACGGTTCCCTGGAGGCTTGCGTGTTATTCCTTGTAAGGAGATTCAGCATACCACTACTACGCTCTGCACAGCATGCACGTGAGCACAGTGAGGCTACCATTAGCGAGCACACAAAGGCCCATACTTCTACCAACACAGCTACTGCCGTGACTTGGGAAGAGATGAGGGAGACATGTGTTCAGTGCAACTGGTTGTGACCATTTGAATTGTGGGCTTTAAAATCCATGCAATCTCAGTTAATGCAGGGCCTGAACCCCCCAGTGTAGTGTCTCCTACTAGGATGACATATATCAGCCAGTCAGGAaggcctcactcacacacaatcaacTAATGGAGATGTTTGGCAGATGTAAGGGCGGATACTGTATTGCTGTGGTCATTCTCATTCACACAGCCTATCTCTTATACATGGTCAAACAGCAGCATACGGGCTACATGAAAGTGACATGTgcaatgctttaaaaaaaatacagattTATTACATGGATGAGCGTGAAAGAGTTTGGCCACAGTACTGAAATCTCCAACTGTGTGCAGTAGTAAACAAACTAAGTCTAGGCCTACATATTAACACCTGACACAACTGCCTCAGAGATAATGCCTTTAAGGTTAGTTATTACGGGCCTCTGCGAATTTTCCAATGCTGAGACACATCTGAACCAAAGACCAAAAAAGCAACATCCTCTTCTAAGGTCAGTCTGGGAGACCCATCAGGTCTGTTGTGCTTCCCCTACATCACCTGAGGATCCAGAAGAGGATGTCCTCTCATACTGATgagcctataggcctataggTCTGGAGGcttgacacacagtcacacaggccTGCCAGATGTCTCTGTCAAGAGGCAATTAAGAAAGACCGAAAGCACAAGACCCCCTTCTCATCCCTGCCAACCTCCAATACCCTGATCACACATACAAGTCAACGAACTAAGAAACTAAAGAAAGTGTTCACGAGAAAAACAAGCAAACAGCAGGCATTCCATTTGAAGATGTTTGccagattattattttttttgctttaTTTTAAGATCACATTCCAGGCCAAGTCATGTGTCCGGAAGGAAGTGGGTTCAAATCGCAGGTCATGACCACACAGATGTGGACAGACAAGCTGAGAGCCCAGCCCCAGTGTGGGGTGGTGCCCTTAGCGTCAAAGAGATAACGACAGAGTAATTAGCCTTTGATATTACTTATCTGTTCTCTGTAATGTGAGTGTAAATCAAAAAGACCTTTCCAGGTTGTTGTGCATAGATGAACCGTGTGTGGGTCCCTCTGGGATGTTTTCCCATTCCATCAGTGTGGAACTAATTATGTGCTGATAACTCAAGGCACTAACAGAACTGGATCAGGGGGTAACAGATAGAAATAACCTTCCCTAGAGTTGCTCAAATGGTTTATGGGATGAGTAGCGTGTCATGACCCAGAGAAATGAGTGATCAGGAAGGGTGCGATCCCTACTGTTAGGCGTGTCCATGTGATGGTAACATGTGATTTATTTTTTGTGATACAACACCCATAGTGTGTATTACACAGTGTATATTACACATACGGATATGCATTTCACAACCTCTACCAGTGCTGCTGTGCTTTCTTGTTAAGATGACTGATGACTTGGACTCACCCTTGGTTGAGGTCGTTCTCTGTGTTGTCTAACCATAGACGAACCGCCACTGCATTGCCTTCCCGGCACTGGGTGAAGATATCATCCATGTTTCACTCTTCTGCTAGCTCACACTCACAGGGGCAGCTATAGGACTGAGGAGGACCGGGACCAACTAGAGAGGCTACCAGAAGAATTCAGGGCTAGCCTGGAGAGCATTCGTCCCTCTGCAGACAGAAAACAGCTACAGTCACTGATACTGACCGAGTGGCTCAGCTACACTTTGAAGATCCTAGAAAACAAACGGGAGCATAGATAAATATtattacattgtgaaaaccGGCCATGTACACTCTTGTGACTCAGTCCTAGATTTGCAACATTAATGTGAAACAAAAAGTGTCCTGCGACACACGGGGAGAAAACACTGCAGTCCAGATGCAGAGAAAATGCTGGGCCTGAAGCTGTCACCTGTTGGGTGGGTGTGAAACGCAGCCAACCTTGATTAATCGACACGAACTTCGAACTTCTTATGACTCACATCACTTCTTCTAAAACAGGCAGATGACTAATTGCTTAGCTGGAATTTTAACTTAACATTACAAATAACATAATTAACTAACGTCAAAGATTTGTTGAGCAAATACAGAATAACACTACTGTGCTCTATAACCGTTAACTATCCTAACATAACGTATTGAGCCATTCATTGTAGCTAGCTGCAGCAACGCTCcttagcttgcaagctagctgGCCTCTGCTTCTATAGGACTGCCCGAAGCAAAGTTTTGAATCACTGTACTGGGTTAGCTAGTTCGGATAACAAACAGGTTCTCTTTTAGCAACatataactttttttttactgaataaGTCTCTTTCTACGACAGCTAACGTTAAAGGCTGTCTAACTTTAGGTCTGATCGATAGCTACGTTAGCTCGCTTGACGCTAGAGACCATGGTTAATTTTTTCTGCCTCCAGGCTACAGTCCAGACTGTCTTTGACGAAACCGGACGCAAGAAGCACTTCTTTGCCTGACTAGCCAACATCAACCGGGAAATATAAAGACATTTGATAGCCTACGGCAACATAACTTACCCAATAAGTTCTGACAGACAGTGTAACTTATAATGTAAGTATAATGTTGAACAGAAGTGAGGAATCACGCAAATCTCCAAGATTGAAGCATAGAATGTCTTGCTACGTCCCCAGTGTCCACACCCTCGCTCGTCATGAGAAAATAGTGCCTGGTCCACAAATCCTAGCGATGTAGCACCCTCTATCGGATAACATTGCCTCAAAAATAATGTTACCGGGCTGTCCAGAGGTGGACCCCCTACTGGTTTGTTAGTCTCCAAGCGGGCGTTGACGAAGAGAAGGTCCCCGTCCGTATGGCTTGACTTAGCCACGTGACACAACAGCTCTATATTTCATACAAATCAATACACCTTACCTTGCCCAACGCTCATTCCTTCGGGGCATGTTTTTATAAACGCAGACCAAATTGATGCATTTAGGCAAGAGCGTATCTCTATAAAGACACTATATCCTGTGATGTGTTTgaatttttttgaatttttgtgATTTGGGCAAAAAAGTTAATTAATCCAACTATGTGTTTGATAATAAAATGTATTCGATATAAATGTGAAAGTTTGTCATTAACTGTTTTGTAGTTGTGGACTTGTGGTCAAAACGGATCTATTTAGCATAATGAAGTTTGGACTGGTAACGAGGAATTGTAGTTGAAGTATTGGGAAACTCATATCCCATTGTCTTTGCGGTGGAGGCAGCGTCATTTTCCTGCGCCAAGTTTAGCTCCTGCTCACATGCGCTGTTTGTGAGGGTAATCAAACGTGGTTTTATCAAACATATATAGATTTTTTTACCGCTTTTATCCGGTAGATACACGTTGTATTGCGTTGCCATTTGACAGGTAAGTCATTTTACAACTTAGTATTTGAGATCCATCGCAAAACATTGAAAGCTAAACATCTTAATTTCAAAACTGATAAAAAATTTACTCGAAGCTATGTCAATTTCATATTTCTTCTACTACCACTTAATTTTAACTTGTGTATGGCTCACAGCAGCGGATTTCTGATTTATTCCCCCGTCACGGCTTAAATTTCGATTCAAGCATGTTCGCTGAGGAAGACGAGTGGAACGATGAGCCCGAAGCCAAAAATCTAACCACAACACTCTTCAGCAATCCCAAAACCGATAGCGCCAATGCAAAGGTCAGTTTATACCTGAATTCAGGATAATTCACCTCAACTAGGTAAACATCTCACCTAAACTAGGACAAGTTGGTAGTTGATACTGACTCTGCTCATCCCACACTGAAGTTACAGAGCGTGGGAAAGAAGAGTCTGTTACGAACTCTCCAGAAGCTTGGATCTGTACCGGACTGGACCAAGACAGGGGTCACGAGGGAGGGCAGTGACAGCGAACCAGAAGCTGTCCCTTCACAACCCAAAAGGAAGAAACGAATTAAAAGACGCAAGAGAGGAGCAGCCAAAAGAGAAGAAGCTGAGAAGGACAGTGGAGAGACCAGTGTCAAAGAGGAATCAGTTGTGATAGCAGCTAAGAAACCAAAAATATCAGGTCAGttaagaaaaatatatttttatagaGTTTAAGTTCCTCTGAACTGCTGGATTCATGATTGGATTAATGAttcatgatgtgttgttgctatTACGGTGCTATGTTCTGTCTGCCTTCAGGACCCACAGAGGTAAAGAGTTCAGGGGACGAGGTCAAAAAAACTGAATTAAATACAGGCACACTAACCCGAAAGCAATGGAGAAACAAAATGAAGAACCAGAAGAAAAAAATAGGTAAAAATAAATACCTTCCAAATGGACAACGTAAGCAGGAAGCTGTCAAACCAGCCAACCAGAACCCCAAGGTAGGACAAGAAGTGAACTCTGATGTTAAAGATGAAAAACCTCCAACACAAAAACCCAACCAACAGACAGTGGGCAGCAGGGAAACATCAAAAAGGAAAAAAGTCCAAGAAGGTAATAAGATCACTCCCATAGTAGACAAAGAAACACTCACATATTGTAAAAATGACAATAACCTTAAAAAGGCAGCAAAAAAGACTAAAGGAGGAGGCCACGTTAGTGGCGTTGCACTAGAACGCTCAGACCaactgaaacaggaagtgggaacAGTTCCCTATGGGAACAGGGTGGAAGAGCAACCAGGACCCAGTAAGAGGAGGAGCCAGATAGAAATCAGAGC
This region includes:
- the rrp8 gene encoding ribosomal RNA-processing protein 8 produces the protein MFAEEDEWNDEPEAKNLTTTLFSNPKTDSANAKLQSVGKKSLLRTLQKLGSVPDWTKTGVTREGSDSEPEAVPSQPKRKKRIKRRKRGAAKREEAEKDSGETSVKEESVVIAAKKPKISGPTEVKSSGDEVKKTELNTGTLTRKQWRNKMKNQKKKIGKNKYLPNGQRKQEAVKPANQNPKVGQEVNSDVKDEKPPTQKPNQQTVGSRETSKRKKVQEGNKITPIVDKETLTYCKNDNNLKKAAKKTKGGGHVSGVALERSDQLKQEVGTVPYGNRVEEQPGPSKRRSQIEIRAHGRKVEKLRRLLQVQGSDRKDEPTEKEQEEVMAPQVPADRSSILRSRMQQRLEAAQFRYINEVLYTTSSGEAKRMFRQDPEAFGIYHKGFTAQVKRWPANPVDSIISSIRHKPSSLVVADFGCGDCKIASSVKNKVHSFDLAPVCDQVTVCDMANVPLDDATVDIAVFCLSLMGTNLGDFLVEANRVLVMGGMLQIAEVASRFENVRSFMSAMASLGFKLVSKDTENSHFYLFEFVKTAEAPENVKAGLELRPCLYKKR
- the LOC136951642 gene encoding integrin-linked protein kinase, coding for MDDIFTQCREGNAVAVRLWLDNTENDLNQGDDHGFSPLHWACREGRSSVVDMLIMRGARINVMNRGDDTPLHLAASHGHRDIVGKLIQCKADTNTANEHGNTPLHYACFWGQDLVAEDLVTNGAQVSICNKYGETPLDKAKPHLRELLKEKAEKMGQSLSKVPFKDSFWKGTTRTRPRNGTLNKHAGIDFKQLSLLAKINENQSGELWQGRWQGNEVVVKVLKVRDWTTRKSRDFNEEYPKLRIFSHPNVLPMLGGCQAPPAPHPIIITHWMPYGSLYNVLHEGTNFVVDQTQAVKFALDIACGMAFLHTLEPMIPRHYLNSKSVMIDEDMTARISMSDVKFSFQCPGRMYSPAWVAPEALQKKPEEINRRSSDMWSFAVLLWELVTREVPFADLSNMEIGMKVALEGLRPTIPPGISPHICKLMKICMNEDPAKRPKFDMIVPILEKMQDK